The Lycium barbarum isolate Lr01 chromosome 11, ASM1917538v2, whole genome shotgun sequence genome contains the following window.
TTTGGCTGTGATAGCTTTTATGTTTTCAAACCCCACTCCATTCAGAGTACACGAGACAAGCATTAATTAGAATTCATATTGATCAATAGGGAAGTCATAATAAATGCGACTTCAAAGATATATACCACTCGTTCTGGGATTAGGAAGAGACAGAGGCTGAAATCCGGAGCTGGCATTGCCATAAGGGCCTATTGATTCAAAGAAATAAATAAGTTAGATAAATAACAAAGGCAACGAGTAACTTCATAGGATGCAAGACAAGAATCAAACTTGATTGCACCTTAACCAAAATACGAGCAACAATTGGTGTACTCATCCTCTCCGGCTCAAACTGTAACAAATACAACTCCAAATAAGAAAAGAATTGGTTGCATCACCAAATTCAATTATTCCTTCTTTAAAATAACAGACACAAACCTGATAAAGACGGAGCAGGCAAAGGTTTGCATCCAGATTGTATGTTTGAGACGAAACCTAATTTCACATTAAACTTACTCAATCAAAAACAACAGAAATTCAAcaggaataaaaaaaaaagaaggatgaAACCCCATCAAACTTTGGACTCATCAAATAGTAATGTAGTGTAAACTGAAAAAGGGATAAAAACACAATATAAAAAGATCAACATACTAAACTGAAAAGGGAATGAAACCCCATTATAAAAAGATTAATTTTGGGAGTAATAGAGATGGCAAAATAGTGTATACCTGTTCATTGACATAGTTTTCAAGATCAGGGAGGATATCAGGGTTGTATGGGTTAACGGCAATGAGTTGCTCTACAGTGATAGCCAGCTGTGACTTGTCGTTAGTCATCTCTTTTCCCATTAATGTGCCTTCTTCTTTGGAACAAAAACGAGTATGGGTTTTAGGGTTTGAGGGAGAGAGAGTTGCAGCGGTTCACTTGTTTCTCTAAATGACTCATATACCCTTCAATtctttttctcaaaaaataactaaaattattCCATGCTTTGCCACTTTAATACTGTTGTTGTTGCCCTAAACTATAAACATTCCGATGCAGTGCCACGTGACATGAAAGTGACTTTACTTTCTTTCTAGGGATACGACACAAGAACCCCCTATCTATCGCAAAATTGTTAATATGACCCATCTAAACTATGCCAACTTAATTTTTTTCGTATTATTTACACTCTTAAACTTTTCGAATTATTTACGCCCATAAACTAGGGTCTATTACCCCCCATAAACCTAATTTTTTTCGTATTTTTAAACTCCTAAATTGTTTTTGTCCAGTTTTTGGTCTTGTTTTTGCTGCTGTTTTGGTGGATTTTTGGTCTAGTTTTGGTTGCTACTTTTGGTGCAATTATTTCTGCAATTTCGGTCCAGCTTTGATCCAATGGCATGGACAAGAACAATAACTTGCAAGTTTCATGCACCAAATAAATGAAGGAAACTTGCGTAGAATACCAACTTTACAAGTATGACAACTTCATAAATGAAGGAAATCTTTGCAAAATATCAAGAATACTTTTATGTATATCAAAACGAGTGATGCAACTTCATGAATACAAAAATCAGCGCAAAGTGCACTTAACTGTGCAATAACATCATCTTAATATACACAATAGGTTAAATAAAAACCAATGCAATCTTGACAATTAAATTTAAGGGGTGATCGCATAGTTAATAGGACCCTCGCAGAGTCTAGGGGTGTAAATAATACGAAAAATTAAGTTCACGGAGGTAATAGGTCCCTCGTTTAATTTAAGTGTAACTGACAATTTCACCATAATTCGGCCGGGGATGGGGGTGGGGGGTTCTTGACCTTTAACATGAAACCAACAAGTTGTTCCGCATAAATTTTCTTGTTTAGCTGTCCATTAAGAAAAAATACCTTCACATCCATTTGGTGTAATTTTAGATCCAAGCATGCAACAATAATCAAAAGTGAATTGATGTAAACTTCATAATTGATGAAATTCTTTTTTCATAATCTCTTCGACTTCTTGAGTGCAGGCTTTTACCACCGATCATGCCTTGTATCTTTATATAGACCCATCCACTTACGTTTAACTTTGAGAACCCATTTGTTCCAAATATTTAAGGTCAACTAGATCCCAAATTTGGTTGGTTCGCATGGACTCTAATTCTTCTTTCATTGTTTTTATCCGTTCATCTTTTTCAAAACTTGTTAAAACCTCGATCACAAAATTGGGCTCATTCATTTATGTGGGAGATACCAAAAAAACGTAATCTTAAATCTTGTAAGAATGTTTAGATATACATTTTCTAATactcttatgtgtttttttttttttttttaacaatggATGATCCTACTTGAAAGGATGATGGAAAGTAGAGAATGTTTTTCCTTGACTTCCCACTCGGTGTTTGGTATACGCATTGAGTACCGACTAAATCCGAGTTCGGGCCAGGACAGCAGAGAGTTTTACCTCTTCTTGGAAGCTTATTCCACAACTAGTAATGCTTCTTATTTAGAACCGAAAAGGAAAGTTAAAGCTGGATATTAGATAAGTAATTTTACTTGAGAGAGTGATGCTTTAACAAGGGTCCAGGGATGTGTGACTTTTGAGATGGTTAAAAACATTAGTACCTTGCTGTTTTTGCCCATAACTATAATGTCTTGTTTGAATTGTCTAAATTATTTAAGTTCTAATGCAATATAATTAGAAAAGTGATTAAACAAATCATTTTTTATGAATATATAAGtgatagaggtaaggtctgcgtacactttactctACTCAAACCTCATCTGATGGGATTTTACTGGATtgttattgtgtatatatataagtgatgGTATAATTCTActcgggcaatttgcacgattacccTTATTGGGGGTGGtccttaatttttgtccttcgcacTCTACCTGATCAGGCAAAGTTTGACCGATCAGGTAGAGTTTGACAGCAAATTCTacttaagacagagttttgccttcaggtatAAGCCAAACTCtctcttaaggcagagtttttcCTTCAAGCATAAGGCAAAACTCTATCTTGCGATGATTTGAATTCCAAACTTTATGGTATTAGACGAAGGCCAAAACTTAAATAACAATGCATTTGAAgtgcaatccgcacaaaaaaaaaaaatgattcgaCTTTTGTATGTTTGCAACGGCCCGAAAAAACTGTATGTCAATTGAACGAGATTGAAGTAATCAGTAGGTCAATAATCTAAGCCCTAAGCCCATCGAATCACTTATTTGTTTTTTCTATCAAATACATTTTTTTGTGCTGATTgtcttggggtggtctttaatttttgcccattaaattggtggtctttaatttttgtcctttgcctAATACTCCAAGGTTCTGGATTCGAATCCCAGTTtcgtaaaacaaaaaaaaacaaaaaaaaaaaaaaattgcaaggcaaaggTTTGAATTCACAAGGCAAAATTTTGTCTTCAACactatgccttaaggcagaattttacaGAACTTTCAAGTCGCTTTTGCTGCATTTTGAATTTTTGTTTTCTAAATACTTGATGTTTGTAAAATTGCAAGCAGTGATGGTTGTGCATGTAAATGGGTCGATTGAAAAATCAAGCAGTGGCATGGATCTTGCCAACTCTCCATGCTGAGAATATGCAAAACAACGTGAAAgtcaaaattctgccttgcgatttttttttgaatttttgactgaacaggggttcgaacccgaaatcaaGGGGTTTTaacgaaggccaaaaattaaaagaCCACCAATGtaatggacaaaaattaaataccaccccaaaacaAGGGCATTCCTGCTAATTGCCCTATCAAATACAACGTGCAATCCTGTAGAAAACTTAAAATAGATTTTTagttcggaaaagggccaaaattatccctgaactttgaaaaatagttcatccatacccttcgttatactttagggccaattatacccttacagttatactatgaggtcaattatactcttctgtctaactgttgccacgtggcatcatcccagcccttcaaaattattttaacctcaaataatttttttactcactaaaataactcaatccgacccgattttttttttttcagcaaaaataatacggataatttttccaaaaaaaatataaaaataattccgtattatttttgctggaaaaaaaaagtttCGGGTCAGATTGAattattttagtgagtaaaaaattatttgagtgtaaaataattttgaagggctgggatgatgccacgtggcaacagttagacagaagggtataattgatcccatagtataactgtaagggtataattggtcctaaagtataacgaagggtatgaatgaactatttttcaaaattcaggggtaattttggcccttttccgtttttagTTTTTGCACTGAGTATGAAAATAGATTTTCATGAATGTTTttctgtttttatttttaaatctaAATCTTTTTGCTAAAATTTCAGCAAGATGTGTGTTTCATAAAAGTGAAAATGCTGAATACTACCCAAATGTTAGCAAGAAGCTGTACAGGCAAATATGATACAAAATCTACATTCAGATTCATTTCTCAACTATGAAAATATTAGCTTGCTATTGGGAACTACAAGTGTAATATGTTTGATATCAGATTCCATCCTGCCCAAGTCTTTTTGTCAGATGGTGAAACAAAATTGAGCTGAAACATCTCCTTAGAAACATGTTCTCCTGTTTCGCAGAATCCAACAAGCTTCGCGACTGTTTCTGCACTTTCACGTACATTTTCCATGTTAAGAGGATCTGACCATAGCTTATTCACAAGCTGTAGCCGTCTCCTCTGTTTTCCTTCTGGTGGAATGTCCCATTTCAAGTAAAGCATTTCCCTCTCTTCCGCAGTTAGCTTCGAGCTCACCCTTTTCGCTAGATATTCCCTCTCCTGCTTCAGTGCCTTAATACTGTATATTCAAAAGCAAAGCTGTGGTTATATTCCAAGGGTTGGTAATTTTCAACAAAAAGGCCATATATAAAGTTCAGATGAAATATGTGCACGGTGCTCCTGAAAGAATTATTCAGGGATGATTACATTTTTGGACAGCTCAAAAGAATAATCAGGttatgtatattaagtataaacatatatataatatacctgTATTATAcacacaatatatatacataatcagtCTATAGGTTTGGTACACTTTGGCTAGCGCCCGTAATTAATTTTGGCCGatgggccaaaaatgaaaagagCCCAATAAATCTTACCTTGATGAGACATAGCCAGCAGGGTCATCACCCAAGAGTGCAGGGCTCGCGTTACCAAGGCCTGCTAAGTGATGGTCTAACCATGTCAACCTCCTAAGCTCAACTTCCATGTATATCTGATCTGACGGATCCcctttaaataacatgtaaaattGAGTACGGTGCACCAAAGACACGTGACACAAATGCCACAACATTATAATTTGCTCCCTTTGATCCTCAAACACCAAGTGCCATGATAATGGAGATTGATCGGTTATATCAGCTTCATCAATTGCAGCCTCATTTGCCTCCAACTCCAGCACCTGGTTTTACACGTCCCAACAATTAGTGTAAATTATATTTTTGacttataaaaagaaaaggaaattgtATATCTTGTCAAAATAGTCACAAGGTGAGTTTGAAGATAAATCCTAACCTGGCAAACAAGCAGCTGCTTTTGGTACTGTAGCTTAGCCACCCTTTCTTTCAGCTCAGTAACGTAAGCTTTAATACTCCGGATGTTCTCTTCAGCTGCTTTTTTAAACATCTTTGACATCTTCTTCATGTTAACAGAGTTTGACTGCCTTGATCCAGGAGTACCCTCCCTTGATGAGATACAACTTCGAATCGGAGTGCTTTTTTGGCTACAGAATGAATCACCATTATTGCATTCTGGTGCTCGGTTCTCAATCTCACTCGAAGGAGACATAGGAGAACATGGTGATCGAATTATATTTGGCATGTTACTGGTGTTGCTCAAGTTAAAAGGAAgcacctttttcttttttggagtCCTCAAATCAGCAGATTCCTGACAACTTGGGAGATGCATAACTAATTCGTCTATAGATCTCTGAACATTCTCAAGTTTCTGTTCTAAAGATGCAATGTTGTTTTCCTGCGATCTCAACCGAGCAATCTCTTCTTTCAAGCTGGCtttatcttttatctcaatttgTTCAGGAACACAACTTATTTGTTGCAGTTCTTTGATTTCTGAGAACAGCTTTGCAATGGTCTCTGTGGCCCCTTGGCTGCCAATTCTGTGAGATGCAAACTCTTTGTGAAGCAAATGAAGTGCATGATTTGCTTCATCACCAAGCTGCCTCTGTCTCATCTCAAGCTTTCGGATCTCGTGCACGAGCATAGATGGATTGGTCGAATTGGTAGACCTCCTCATCGCAGCCTGCCTGTCAAGTAACTTTTTCCTTCCCATGGTTGTAGTAGAAAGAGATCCGCCAGAAACTTCTTCATTTTCAGTTGTAAACGAAAGACATTTGACTACTTGTCGAGAAGGTCCATGGTGATCTGAACCCTGAAATGAGCAAAATGCCAACAAGTGTTACTTTTCAAGACTCAAATCGGCAAACAAAGATGAGAAAAGGTGTTCTGTATAAACACATCGATTTTTTGTACCTTGAGCTCTTTCTTTGATCTTTCTTGTTCGAGCTGGGACTGTGCTAAGTCACGCTGACGTTTCAGCTCATTCATCTCCTCCTCCATCTGTATTCTCACAAATTTTAAGATAAAATTAGATACAATGATTCATAAGTAAAAATATTAGCTTAGCAGTGAACTAGCTATTGCTTTTCTGTTTCTTGAACATATGTCTCTGAACTACAACAATTAACATAGCATTCTGagaaaacatgaacataataattCATAAGTGTAATACAATTGTCCTATGTCATCAAAGTTCAGATGTCTTCGTTGGAAAGAGGCCTATCTGCATGTTTACAGGCAAAATTAGCAGTTTTTTGTGTATGTTGAAGGATCTGCAAGAAGCATCTTATATTCTCACTACTCACCATCTGTGGAGGTGCATCTAGGCAAATGAAGTATTTGCGTAACATGGCTAATATTTGTAATTCTAGATTGTAAAGCTGTAATGAGATGCTGAGCTTCTGTTAATCTAGAACTTTTAATTGGATCGTGCAATAAAACAAGCAACTCTTCACCCATGAAAATGAGAAGCAGTACATGACTAATAGATGCTAGAAGTAATAACTTCAGAAAATGACAAAAGAGTTAATTCATTATGACAAAGTTATGATACTAGAAGTTtctgttactcggactcttcaaaaatgtcgacggatacgtgtcggatcctccaaaagtagtgcatttttggaggatccgacacgggtgccgCAGCcattttggagagtccgagcaacttagctaGAAGTGCTTACTAAAATGATGCTGGAAATCCAATACTACAGAAAAGTATTAGTGGTACCTGTTGGATTTTCCTCTCCTTCTCGATTAGCAGAGATCTTAAACACGGGGAGGCCGAAAGGTCAGGACTTCGGAGTTCTGCTTCAAGTCTGGAAACCTCCTGTTGTAAATGCTTTAGCAATTGCTTTTCGGCAATAACCTGGATAATAGAAGGAAAACAAGAAAGGAGTAAAAAATGAAGGTCTTTGAATTATAGAATTACTAAGTAGAATGAGTATAGTGGATTACAGACCCCTGATTTTTATTGTAATGCAGGCTTATTTAATTAGGATAAAGATGAATACAGAAATGATATGTACCATAGAAGTTGTTTAGACTTCATATTACTACGAGATATCTTGTAGGTATAAACAATCACTAAGGGTTGTTTGGTATAAAGTTGTAGAGGAAATTACCACGGgataatttaataaaatttttGCTTGGCCTCGTAAAAATACGCATATGCTAATTATTACCCATATAGGTTATACAAGAATCtgtgtatgtgtattattttatgcataaCAGAATATGGATAAGAGCACAGGTTTAGCAATACATGGAAAAAGCAATGGTATGTAGGATAGAAGTTTTTTGGGCTTCACATCTACTCCTAAAGCAGATCCATATTTGACAGACTTAATTTACTCTGCGAGATAACTTGTGACTCTAAACAATCACTTACAGGTCACGCTCTCATATCACATAAGTTATGTGAGAATTTGTGTACTATTTTAGGGCTTTTAGAATATTGGATAAGAAACTATTAGCTATACATGGATatcagtgtttttttttttttttttggaataaggCTAGACATGCACATTAGTAACAAGACAAAAAAGCTCTTTAAGCAAGTAAAATCCTCATAACAAATTAACTATTATTAACCCTTGtagtccggcccttccccggaccccgcgcatagcgggagcttagtgcaccgggctggcCCTTTATTTACTGTATAACAATCTCTGCAATATAATCTCCACATAACAGTACGTGAACCAAACAAACCCTTAATTGTATATTGTTATTAATTGGTTATATTCAATTTTAAGGGGAAGAAAACAGGGAGAAATAAAAAAATGACACGGTTCCTTAGAAGTCACTACTAGCTTTCAGATTAACCATAATCCCATACCATGTTTACTTGGGCAGTGGTTACAACTTCTTTGGCACTTGTTGCAAAGCACAGCGTGTTGCGTGATTGCTCCACATGACTTAAAGCAGGACTCATAGTGCAAACaattgctgttcttgaatttccACCGAGTGAAGGCTGCAATATCCTCGTCAATTTTGAATCTCTGTAGGGAATATGACCACTCCTCTTTCCGCCACTGCAAATGAAATTCAAGTAATGTCCCAAGGCTATTAACTGATTTATCATCAAATGGATTGTTCTCAAGTAACTGAATGTCATGGTTATCTGGtggaagaaaaggaaaagaatatcgTGGTATTCAATTACCTTAGTTTTCTGATCACAGTGGTCAGTGTCAGCAAGCTCCGGTTAATATGGCTTCCTTCCTTTAACCTTGTACCATCTGCACTTGTTTGCAGGGCACGCTCGCTTCCCGCAAGATCCACAAGGTTCTACAGTATTACGAGTATTATATATTGGCATTTTATTCATGGCATTAGAAATATATAGTATCAGGTACAAGAGGTCCTCACCAGAGTTGCCAAGAAAGATTTCACACGCCCTGAGTTTTCCCTGATGCTGCTCTCAATGGTCTGAAAAGAAAGTCAAGATGTCAGCTGTATGGACAGGGTGCTAATAATTCATGTAGAAAGAATATGGATGGAAGGAGGTAAGATACATAATACGTCGTAACAGTACAAACACAACATTAATTATTAGTACTATGAAGAATATTCCATATAAATCACCAAAATAATTACTGTTGTGATGCCACCTTAAGATGTCAGCTGTATGGACAAGGTGCTATAACTCATGTAAACATAATATAGATGGAAGGAGATAAGATACGTAATACATCAAAACATTACAAGCATGACATTTATTACTAATATAAAGAATATTTCATATAAATCACGAAAATAAGAACTGCTGTGATGCCACTTTAGAAGTCCCAGGTCCCAGCATAGAAAGAGTCGGCAACCATATACAACAATTACTCGCCGTCTTGATAAATCGTTAAGGAGTTTGTCTTATTAGATATTGGGTAGACTAGATTTTCTCCCTTCAACTAACAAATAATACACAGTTCAAGTGGTCTAACCAAGTAAATAACAAGAATTTCAAAATGATGGTTTAGTCCAACTTTAGTTTTCTGGCCTACACAAATTGTATAATCTCCATCTATTCCATGTACGAATACTTTTAACTTAGTAGAAAAGGGGGACCAGCATCTTTTACCAGCTTGATAATCTGATGAGATCTTGAGCTTTTATCATTTAGAGCAGTTTCACCCACTTGTCTCTGGGCTGCAGCAAGCAACAAGTAATTTTAACCACAAGGTCAGTGAAAAATCCAGGACCTAAGAATATCGATTCTGAGGTTTCTAAGATAATGCAATTATGTATAATAAAAGAACATTTTGTTGAACCAAAACCATGTAACTTACCATCACAAGTAGTAATTAAGGTCCTCAGATGGTGGCCATCCTTTACAATTTCTTCTACTAGTTTCTCTACAATAATACCTTTCTGCATTCACAGACGAAATTTCAGGAAAGATTTATTTACAAGGAAATCCTAGTTAAACTTGAAGTCATTATCAAAAGGTACTTGTTTACCTCTGGA
Protein-coding sequences here:
- the LOC132618963 gene encoding kinesin-like protein NACK2, encoding MVIGTPVTTPLSKIGRTPSRVPGSRRTTPSKFREEKILVTIRVRPLNPKEQAAYDLVAWDFPDEQTIISKNLNHERHSGPYSFDYVFDPTCSTSKVYEQGARDVALSALNGINATIFAYGQTSSGKTFTMRGITESAVTDIYEHIKSTTERDFVLKFSALEIYNETVVDLLNRDSGSLRLLDDPEKGIIVEKLVEEIVKDGHHLRTLITTCDAQRQVGETALNDKSSRSHQIIKLTIESSIRENSGRVKSFLATLNLVDLAGSERALQTSADGTRLKEGSHINRSLLTLTTVIRKLSGGKRSGHIPYRDSKLTRILQPSLGGNSRTAIVCTMSPALSHVEQSRNTLCFATSAKEVVTTAQVNMVIAEKQLLKHLQQEVSRLEAELRSPDLSASPCLRSLLIEKERKIQQMEEEMNELKRQRDLAQSQLEQERSKKELKGSDHHGPSRQVVKCLSFTTENEEVSGGSLSTTTMGRKKLLDRQAAMRRSTNSTNPSMLVHEIRKLEMRQRQLGDEANHALHLLHKEFASHRIGSQGATETIAKLFSEIKELQQISCVPEQIEIKDKASLKEEIARLRSQENNIASLEQKLENVQRSIDELVMHLPSCQESADLRTPKKKKVLPFNLSNTSNMPNIIRSPCSPMSPSSEIENRAPECNNGDSFCSQKSTPIRSCISSREGTPGSRQSNSVNMKKMSKMFKKAAEENIRSIKAYVTELKERVAKLQYQKQLLVCQVLELEANEAAIDEADITDQSPLSWHLVFEDQREQIIMLWHLCHVSLVHRTQFYMLFKGDPSDQIYMEVELRRLTWLDHHLAGLGNASPALLGDDPAGYVSSSIKALKQEREYLAKRVSSKLTAEEREMLYLKWDIPPEGKQRRRLQLVNKLWSDPLNMENVRESAETVAKLVGFCETGEHVSKEMFQLNFVSPSDKKTWAGWNLISNILHL